A segment of the Chitinispirillales bacterium ANBcel5 genome:
CCAACTACTATTAAAAAAGCACTTACCCGACTCGTCGAATTAAAGATTCTTTTTACCACAGACGGTGAATATCGCTTTATTAATCCATTTTTTGCCGGATGGTTAATTCATAAAAACCTCTGAGCTTATTAGTTCAGCACCAAAGGGAATGCTTTTTATAGTACAGTGACTGCCTTGTGACGAAATCTTCTCTTCCAATCACCTGAGCTTAGCTGCTAAAACTCCCCACTTTATTAATTCTACCCACGCTTCTTTTTTACAACCAAAACTCCCCCCTGATTCTCAACAAATACCCCAAATTTTTCGCTTTCTCTATCCACAATCTCTTTAACAGCCAAAATATCGTCCCCAAACAAACGCATCACCCTAAATCTCTTCATCGTTACAGGGACCAGCTCTGCTTTTTGGAGAGTTCCGGAAGAACTATTCAGAGTAAGAAAATACATCAGCTCCAAATCACCCCTGTATTCCCTATACCCCTTTATGCCTTCATAATCATTAATAAAGTCTCCGCATCCATAAAGTATTGGTTTTCCCTCATAAATTTCTATGGCTTTCACATGATGAGATGAATGACCAAAAAAAACATCCACCCCGGCTTCGGTTGTTAATGAGTGAGCAAACTCCCTTTCCTTCTTAGTTATTGTATAATCCCAATTTTCCCCCCAGTGTACAGAAGCCACCACTATATCACCCGGCTTCTTTTGGGACAGAATACGGTTCTTTAGATCTGCTACAGTCTTTTGTGACATATCGGGATAAAAAGCCACTCCCGATTTATCCTTTGATGCAGCCCACTGAGAGGGAACGCCGCTTGATTCAAAGCCAAACGCAAACACAAGCACACGTGCTGTTTTGGTTTCTATAATTGCAGGTGCCAGTGCTTCATCCACACTCTTTCCTGCTCCGCAATGAGCAATTCCTGCCCTGTTTAAAACATCGGTAGTATCTCTTAGCCCCGCATAATCCCAGTCAACAACATGATTGTTTGCAAGTGTGCAGCAATTAATATGTGCAGCCTGAAGAAATTTACCATTATCGGGATGCATTCTGTAGTTTATCCCTTTATAGGGCCAGGGGGTTTCGCTTTGAGTAATACTCGTTTCCAGATTAACGATCAGTGCATCTGGTTGCATCTTTTCAAACACCGCCAATGCATCACCCCAAATATAGGAGTACTCAACATTTCTTGGTATATCCCCGTTTACATTTTCTGCCAGGGTGACATATTCGCGTGCATCCTTTATCCAAGGTTCATATAAGTGAGGGTTAACAGGTGAAGGCATAATCTGGTCTATTCCCCTCCCGCACATCACATCGCCAGCCAGAAAAAGCGTTATCGTTTTATCCTTACCCATAGTACTCCTCTCAAATGTACTCTTTCTGTTCTATTCGTACCGTAAAGCCTCTATGGGATCCATCCCGGCAGCTCTCTTTGCGGGATACCACCCAAAGAAAACCCCTACCCCCACCGAAAAACCAAATCCCAGCATAATTGACCACCAGGATACAGCCGTAGGAAAATCAATTATAGCTGAAACCCCCCAGGCAATTATAAATCCAAGCAACATTCCCACCGCACCACCAACACAGGACAACGTCACCGCTTCAAACAGAAACTGCATGCGTATATCCCTGGCCTTAGCCCCTACAGCTTTGCGTATACCAATCTCACGTATTCGCTCTGAAACCGATACGTACATTATATTCATGATTCCTATCCCACCAACCACAAGCGACAGAGCGGTTACCCCAATCATCAATCCAAAAACGCCCGTTGTAAGTGTTTGATACGTTTCCATTAGCTGTTCGGCTGTATTTATGGAAAAGTTATCCTCCTGATCATACCTCAACCCTCTCTCTCTTCTCAAAACCGATCGTATCTGCTCAGCGGTCTCATCCATTAGTTCTGGTGAGGGCGGCTGTACCAGCACACTCACCGAAGGTCCCCCGCGAGCCATAACCGGCCCTGAGATATGCCTTGTAAAGGATGTTATAGGTATGATAGTCATGTTATCCTGATCAGCACCAAACAACGTTCCTCTCTCCTCAAGCACTGCGATAACATTGAAACGCACCTGCCCTACTCTTATGTATAATCCAATGGGATCGCGCGCACCAAAAAGCTCTTCAGCCACAGTCGCCCCGATCATCGCAACGTCCCTTGACTGGGTTACATCAACATCAAGCATCTGTCTACCCCCTGCAACATCTATTTCAAGGATAAACTGATACTCAGGTGTTGTGCCCACAAGCTGCATCCCCATCACCTCAATTCCCTCAAAGCGAACCGTTTGAGTGGAACTAAGTGATGGCGCACTCAGCTGTGCAAGCTCAACTTCCTGTTGAATTACTTCAGCATCCTCCATAGTCACATTGGGCCGTCTTCTGTATTCTATCAGTTCTCTGCTTGTCAGAGTCCAGGGGAAACGCTCCACATGAAGCGTATTGGTGCCAAGGGCTGCAAGTTGAGATGCAACCAAAGTATTAAGCCCATCAATAAGAGCAAGCATCCCAATTACAGTCATCACCCCGATCATCACCCCCAGAGTGGTCAGAAAAGCTCTTAGTTTATGTGATTTGATAGTATTTACAGATAATCTAAGCGACTCCGTAACATTCATCGTTTCACCTCTTCATCGCCTTCAATAGCACCATCTCTGATACGCACAAGGCGATTTGCATGCAACCCCACATCCAGATCGTGTGTAACTAAAATTATGGTTTTTCCGGCTTTGAACAATTCTTTAAAGATTGTCATGATCTCCGCCCCGGTACTGCTGTCAAGATTTCCTGTCGGTTCATCTGCCAGAATAACCGAAGGGTCATTTACAAGAGCTCTTGCTATCGCAACTCTCTGCCGCTCTCCCCCTGACATTTCAGAAGGCCGGTGCATTAATCGATGTGAAAGCCCTACCCTGAGAAGAGTTTGCCGGGCAATCTCTTTTCTACTTTTGATCGAAACACCAGCGTAAAGCATAGGGAGTTCGACATTATTGATTGCAGTCTCATTGGGAAGCAGATTAAATGTCTGAAACACAAATCCTATTGCACGATTGCGCAGCTCTGCCCACTGATCATCATTCATTCCAAGCACCGATTCCCCTTCAAACAGATAATCACCGCTGTCCGGCCGGTCCAAAAAACCTAAAATGTTCATCAGTGTCGATTTTCCCGATCCAGAGGGCCCCATTATTGAGATATATTCATTTTTGGCAATCGAGAGATCGATACTCTTTGCAGCAGCAACGACAGTTGTACCCATGAGGTAGGATTTGCTAACATTTTTAAGCTCGATAAGCATAGTTACCCTAAACTTTTAGTATTAACTTTGTACCCTCCTTAAGGCTGTGCTACCGGCTGCACTGCCTGCCCGCTCAGAAGCACCCTCAAAGCAGTGAAGGGACCAGCTATCACCGCCTGAGCCGGCTCAACTCCCTCAATAATTTTCATGTAATCGGTACCCACCAGCCCGGTTTGCACAGCGAAAAGCTCAGCAACTCCCCCCATATATATAAACACCGCTTCAGTTTCGCCAACTTCGGGAGGAGGTTGCAGCACAGATAAGGGAGAGAGCTGCTCAACAGGCCTTATCACCACCGATTGAATGGGTACCATAACCACATCTTCCCTAAAACCGGTGATTATGTCTATGTAGGCGGTCATTCCGGACCTTATCCCGGGCACCGTATCAAGCACGGCCACGGTTACTTCATAGTTAATTGATATCACATCAGCGGCAGCCAGCTCCTCCCTTTCGACAACGGGTGCCAGAGCAACTTCAGTAACTTCCCCGCCATAAAGAACGTCGGGCATTGCCTCAATCTCTACGTTTACGTTCTGCCCAACCTCAATATCGGCAACCTGAGCCTCATCCACCTCACCGATAACCAGCACCTGTGAAAAATCCGCCACAACCATTAATACTGCCGCCGCCACATCACCCACTACCGCCAACTCCCCCTCCTCCACGTTGAGCCTTATGATAGTGCCATCTATCGGAGAGGTTATAACGGTCTCCTCAAGCTGCCGTAAACTTAAATCCAGTGCCGCCTGTGCTTCATTAACCCTTGCCTGATCCATCCGAAACTGAGTAAGTGAAGCTTCATACTCCTGTCTTGGAATAAGCTCTGCCTCAAACAACTCACGAGCCCTGTTATACTGAGCCCTGCTCTGAGAAAGAGCGGCCTGTGTAAGATCAAGGGTAGCTCTGGCACTTCTTACCGCAGCCTCAAACTCCTGCTGATCAAGCTGCAAAAGAAGATCTCCCTCACTGACCACTTCACCCTCACCAACCGGCAACTCCTCAATTCGCCCCGCCACATTAGAGGAGATATTTACTTCAACTGATGGTCTCACCACACCACTTGCCGCAACCAATGATACCAAATCCCCCCTGATCACCTCAGCAAGCTCAACCTCTACAGGCCTTTCTCTGGTAGCAGAGACGATAACTACTACAATCAACAGAAAAAAAATGATCGCAACGATTAGAACTATCTTTCTTCTTCTGCTCATATATTTCTCTTTTCAAACATTTAATTCAAACTATGCAGCTGAGGCGCTGGAAAACAATAAACTACCAATCCCCAAGAATCATTTGGATTTGAGCCTCTGCCAGGTAGTAATTGGTGATTATTGCCACTGACTGCAACTGTGCCTCCCTAAGTGCAACCTGACTCTGCAAAAGTTCAAAGCTTGATATCACCCCAAGCCTGAACTGCTCCTGTGTAAGCCTAAACTCCTCCTGGGCAGCCTGAAGCAAAGAGGGAATTAAAAGCAGTGTCTCATGGGTCGCCTCAAGATCTGAGTGTGCAGCCTGCATCTGTTCTATAAGATTGATCCTTACAATCTCAAGGTCGTTTTCTGCTATTCTCCTTTGAGCGGTGGATTCCTGAAGTTGTCCTCTCCACCTTGTGCCTTCAAAGATTGGTATATTCATCTGTATTCCGAAGTTGTAGAAATCGTTCTCTGCCCACTCATCGAGATTACTAAACAGAAACGGAGCAGCATAACCGTAGGTAAAACTACCGGTCAAAGTAGGTAGCCTTTGGAGCCTGGCAGACAATTCTGCTGACCTCTGATTCTCCAGCGCAATGTTTGAAATCCGGTAAGAGGGGTTCCGTTCAAGAGCGAGATTAATAAGGGAATCCAGTGATGGAAGAGGGGCAAGGGTATCGGGAAAAGCGAGCACAGTATCGATAGCTACCGGCTCGCGGATACTAAGCAAATTACCCAGGTTTCTCAAACCATTTTCCAATGCTCTGCGAGCATCTATAAGCTCCACTCTCTGTTGCGTTAGTGCCACCTGCACTCTAAGCAGGTCGGGCCTTGTTATAACCCCCAAACGCAGTAACTCCTGGGCAATCTCCAGTTGTTCCTCACTCTGCTCCACCGCCGCCTCAGCCACCAGCACATTGTTATTTACTACAATAAGATTGAAATAGATCTGCTTAACGTTCATTGCCAATTCTGCATTTGAAGCCCTAAACGACAGATCCGCGATATCCTCTACCGCTCCCAGGCGTGTTATCTGAAGCAGAGCCGGCCCATCAAACAACACCTGATTGAGATTAAAACCTACCTGATACTGATCTATCGAAAACTCCTCGGTTGGTATGGGAGGTTCATCGGGGATATCTATAATCATATCGGTATGGGGACCGGTTCTGGTAAAGCCGGTGAAAAGGTTTATCTGGGGCAAAACGGTACTCAGGATGGTAAAAAAGGCGCTCCTTGAAACCTCCCTTTCTGCTTCTATTCTCTGTGATAAGGGACTCTGTTCAACAGCCAGGGAGACTGCCTCCTCAAGCGTAAGCTCAGTAGCTCCGTTTGAAGCCGCCCAAAGCGGCAGTGTCAAAAAGCACACCCACGCCACAAACATTTGTTTAATCATAATCTCCCCTAATACCCTCTCTTATAAGCGTGATAAAGAGCAAGCAAAATGCCATAGCAGAAGTCCTCAGTGATTCCCTTTTTTGGTTAAATCAAAATTAAACTACATCTACATTGTTCCCCTACCGCTTAAAATCCCCACCCTGCTTTTAAATCCCCTCTTTTTTTTCAACCCCTCTCAATTTTTAAATCCAGTTCTCGAAATAGTGCTTTCATGAAACTTTTTTCGGTACTTTTAGTTAACGATAACTTAACAAAGGAGTTGGGTCTGAAACAAGCAGGCGTACAATCAAAAGCAGTAAATTTAAAAGAGATTAAAAAATTCCACGTCTTTGCAATTATGTTCATAGTTGCACTCCTTATTACCGCTCTACCAGCACGGGCAGATGATGACAATGTGGTGCATGCAAACAGCGGCAGCCGCAATGATATCCAGGCCGCTATCGATGCAGCTCCCGAAAACGGTACAGTAGTAATACCCGAGGGTGAATTCAACATCCAGGGGCCCCGAATCAGCGTCAACAAAAATCTCACCATTACCGGCTCAGGCGATAAGGAAACCATACTTAATGGCCGTTCAGGACTCGATTGGATCTTTCATGTAGTTACGGAAGGTTTTTTCAGACTTACCAATGTTGTTCTGGATGGAAACAACGCCAGAGGTGGTGTTATGATGAGAAGCGATGACCTCACCATGAGAGTTGATAACTCCACCCTGACCAACTTTACCTATCGCGGTGTCGAATCCTACGGTGGAGTAAGAGGGGTTATCGACAATAATGAATTTCTTGAAAACCACACTACCGATGTAGTCGTTTATGGTGATAATGATGCATCCTGGGATCGTCCGCTAGCGCTTGGAAGTGATGATGCGGTGTATGTGGAAGACAACCTCTTCCGTCATCACAGAGCACCAAACTCCCACTCCATTGCGTCCAACCGAGGTGCACGTTATGTCTTTAGGCACAACAGAATCGAAAACGGTAGCCAAAACACCAACCCAATCGATGCCCACGGAAACTTTTACCACGGCCGCGGCAGCAGAAGCTACGAAATCTACGGTAATGAAATCGATGTAGGCCACAGCTACATGGGGATGTTTCTGCGCGGTGGAACAGGCGTGGTGTTCGATAACGAGTTCACCGGCAGCTTCACTCATCCACTGGTACTTGAAAATTACCGCTCCTTTAGAAGAGGTGCAAACGGAAGATTCGCAAGCTATCCGGCTCCAGACCAGATTCAGGACCTCCATATCTGGAACAATACTATAAATGGCGATGATGTCACTCCCTATATTCACGACAGAGGAGTAACAAGGCAGCACATTCAGGAAAACAGAGATTTCTTCATGGAAGAGCTTGAGGATTACGAACCCTACACCTATCCTCACCCTCTTACAGCCGAAGATTTCGTAGCTTCCCGAAGAGCAAGCTCGGTTGCGGTAACAGAACCGTCTTCATCCTCTGGTTCAGAGTCCACCTCTTCCTCTTCAACGGTTGAAGCAGTAACTTCAGTTAGTTCAGAGCCTGCGACTTCTGTAACTACTGAACCTGCAAACTCATCAACACCGGAGCCTGCGACCTCTTCAACATCAGAAGCGGTTACCTCTGTGACTTCACAGCCAGTGAGCACCCCTTCTTCCAATATCAATAGCAGAAGTTCCGTTACTACCCGTAACAGTACTGTTGGAAGATCAATGCCTATTGAGAGTGTCTCTACCAGAGCTGAAAACAGAACTGGAAACAGCGTTGAAGATGATGTTAAAGCCGGGATGATCGATCACGAAAATCCCTGGGATAAGTTTGTTAAGGTTTTCGGCATTTTTGGAAGATAAAACTTTAAAACTGCCCTAAAAACTCCCTCAAAAGCGGAAACAAGGTGATACTAAAGAGTACCCTCCAAGCTCTTTAGTATCCCTTCTCCCCGCTCTTTTTTCCCGCACTAATACTTTCTTCTCTGTCGACTAAGCCATGATAACCCTGCGTTATATATCACATCATGATTTCCATCATAGATCTGAAGTACTACATTACTTGAAGATCTTTGATAAAGAAGAGTATATCCAGCATCATCAAAAATTTCGGAAAAAAGGTCTTTACGTAGGTGTTGGGGTAATTGAAGATGTTCGTTTACATATTCTATCTCTTTGGAACCGAACCGATCTTGTGGCCGGGCCAAGTCATTAAATGCCTGCAGAGAATGCCCGGGCGGCACGAAAACATCCCCAATACCTGTAGCGATATACACCTTAAGAGGCTCCCCCCTGGCATTACTTAGATAAGTGCTGGCACTCCTTCGTTTACATTCCCTGTATGCTTCAGTTCCCCTGAGAGGCGGTCCTCCACATGAGTTTTCTATTTTAGAGGCATAATTGTGAGTAGCGTTTCTGGTGGTTTCGTACCATTGGGGCAAATCATACACCGGCACCCATGCCGCCGCTGCAGTCCATAGTGAAGGATACCGTCCAACCATAATAAGGGTGGTCATAGCACCACCCGAAAAACCAGTAATATATACCCTCGACTCATCGATGTTTGCATTTTGCTTTGCATACTCAAGAGCATCCAAAATATCCTGAATAGCTAACTCGGATGCCGTCGCCTGAGGATTTACATAGGGTCCACGGTAATCCGGATGAATAAACACCCAGTCGTTTTCAACTGCCCAAACGCCATAAGGAATACTAAAATGCTGCAGATAATCAGCACTCCAGCTGTGCAAAACCAACAGAAGCGGTTTTTTCTCCGTTGAACCAGAGTTATAAAACAGCGCCGGTTGATCGCTGCCGTCCGCTGTTGACTGTATTGTAATCTCCTCTACCTGCGGAACCACTTTATTCCAGGCTGCGCGTTTAGAATAATTCATAATTGAAGAGTTTGCTATACGGCTGAAAGACTTAAAATCGTCCCTTTCAATATAGACAACTACATCC
Coding sequences within it:
- a CDS encoding CapA family protein, producing the protein MGKDKTITLFLAGDVMCGRGIDQIMPSPVNPHLYEPWIKDAREYVTLAENVNGDIPRNVEYSYIWGDALAVFEKMQPDALIVNLETSITQSETPWPYKGINYRMHPDNGKFLQAAHINCCTLANNHVVDWDYAGLRDTTDVLNRAGIAHCGAGKSVDEALAPAIIETKTARVLVFAFGFESSGVPSQWAASKDKSGVAFYPDMSQKTVADLKNRILSQKKPGDIVVASVHWGENWDYTITKKEREFAHSLTTEAGVDVFFGHSSHHVKAIEIYEGKPILYGCGDFINDYEGIKGYREYRGDLELMYFLTLNSSSGTLQKAELVPVTMKRFRVMRLFGDDILAVKEIVDRESEKFGVFVENQGGVLVVKKKRG
- a CDS encoding ABC transporter permease, with the translated sequence MNVTESLRLSVNTIKSHKLRAFLTTLGVMIGVMTVIGMLALIDGLNTLVASQLAALGTNTLHVERFPWTLTSRELIEYRRRPNVTMEDAEVIQQEVELAQLSAPSLSSTQTVRFEGIEVMGMQLVGTTPEYQFILEIDVAGGRQMLDVDVTQSRDVAMIGATVAEELFGARDPIGLYIRVGQVRFNVIAVLEERGTLFGADQDNMTIIPITSFTRHISGPVMARGGPSVSVLVQPPSPELMDETAEQIRSVLRRERGLRYDQEDNFSINTAEQLMETYQTLTTGVFGLMIGVTALSLVVGGIGIMNIMYVSVSERIREIGIRKAVGAKARDIRMQFLFEAVTLSCVGGAVGMLLGFIIAWGVSAIIDFPTAVSWWSIMLGFGFSVGVGVFFGWYPAKRAAGMDPIEALRYE
- a CDS encoding ABC transporter ATP-binding protein, whose protein sequence is MLIELKNVSKSYLMGTTVVAAAKSIDLSIAKNEYISIMGPSGSGKSTLMNILGFLDRPDSGDYLFEGESVLGMNDDQWAELRNRAIGFVFQTFNLLPNETAINNVELPMLYAGVSIKSRKEIARQTLLRVGLSHRLMHRPSEMSGGERQRVAIARALVNDPSVILADEPTGNLDSSTGAEIMTIFKELFKAGKTIILVTHDLDVGLHANRLVRIRDGAIEGDEEVKR
- a CDS encoding efflux RND transporter periplasmic adaptor subunit — protein: MSRRRKIVLIVAIIFFLLIVVVIVSATRERPVEVELAEVIRGDLVSLVAASGVVRPSVEVNISSNVAGRIEELPVGEGEVVSEGDLLLQLDQQEFEAAVRSARATLDLTQAALSQSRAQYNRARELFEAELIPRQEYEASLTQFRMDQARVNEAQAALDLSLRQLEETVITSPIDGTIIRLNVEEGELAVVGDVAAAVLMVVADFSQVLVIGEVDEAQVADIEVGQNVNVEIEAMPDVLYGGEVTEVALAPVVEREELAAADVISINYEVTVAVLDTVPGIRSGMTAYIDIITGFREDVVMVPIQSVVIRPVEQLSPLSVLQPPPEVGETEAVFIYMGGVAELFAVQTGLVGTDYMKIIEGVEPAQAVIAGPFTALRVLLSGQAVQPVAQP
- a CDS encoding TolC family protein, with the translated sequence MIKQMFVAWVCFLTLPLWAASNGATELTLEEAVSLAVEQSPLSQRIEAEREVSRSAFFTILSTVLPQINLFTGFTRTGPHTDMIIDIPDEPPIPTEEFSIDQYQVGFNLNQVLFDGPALLQITRLGAVEDIADLSFRASNAELAMNVKQIYFNLIVVNNNVLVAEAAVEQSEEQLEIAQELLRLGVITRPDLLRVQVALTQQRVELIDARRALENGLRNLGNLLSIREPVAIDTVLAFPDTLAPLPSLDSLINLALERNPSYRISNIALENQRSAELSARLQRLPTLTGSFTYGYAAPFLFSNLDEWAENDFYNFGIQMNIPIFEGTRWRGQLQESTAQRRIAENDLEIVRINLIEQMQAAHSDLEATHETLLLIPSLLQAAQEEFRLTQEQFRLGVISSFELLQSQVALREAQLQSVAIITNYYLAEAQIQMILGDW
- a CDS encoding prolyl oligopeptidase family serine peptidase, which produces MNYKRCWIWLLSLVFLVFAVGFRGQRDVVVYIERDDFKSFSRIANSSIMNYSKRAAWNKVVPQVEEITIQSTADGSDQPALFYNSGSTEKKPLLLVLHSWSADYLQHFSIPYGVWAVENDWVFIHPDYRGPYVNPQATASELAIQDILDALEYAKQNANIDESRVYITGFSGGAMTTLIMVGRYPSLWTAAAAWVPVYDLPQWYETTRNATHNYASKIENSCGGPPLRGTEAYRECKRRSASTYLSNARGEPLKVYIATGIGDVFVPPGHSLQAFNDLARPQDRFGSKEIEYVNEHLQLPQHLRKDLFSEIFDDAGYTLLYQRSSSNVVLQIYDGNHDVIYNAGLSWLSRQRRKY